A stretch of DNA from Leptospira barantonii:
CGGATAAGCGATGCTCCATTCCAGAGCTTGCATTCCCCCCATAGAACCGCCCGCAACGCAGAAGAGTTTTTCGATTCCTAAGGATTCCACTAAAAGTTTTTGGGCTCTCACCATATCTTGGATGGAAACGAAAGGGAATCGAGAACCGTAAGGAGTTCCGGTTTCGGGATGTGCGGAAAGAGGACCGGAAGAACCCTTACAGCCTCCGATTACGTTGGAACTGATGATAAAGTATTGATTCGTGTCGAAGGATTTTCCCGGACCGATGTAGTCGTCCCACCAACCGGGTTTTTTATCCGATTCCGAGTTATAACCTGCGGCGTGCGCGTCACCCGATAGAGCGTGGCACACGAGAATGGCGTTGTTCTTGGAAGGAGATAGAGTTCCGTAGGTTTCGTAGGCTAGGACAACCGGAGATAAGACGGATCCGTTGTCCAAAGGAAGTTCTTTGAACTCGGCAAATTTGGTTTCGATGATTCCGATCGATCCAGATTCATTCATAAGTTTTGGTTGCCACTTTCCTTTCCACCGTGTAACTTTTCAGTTACTTTCTTGGACGGGAGATGAAAAGAAAAGTGGCTCTTTAAATTACCAAAAAAGTCAGATCGACTTACGGATCAAACTTTCTTCAGAGCTTCTTCCAGATCGAAGAGAATATCTTCGATATTTTCCAGACCGACCGAAAGACGAACGAAGTCCGGAGTCACACCCGCAGACGCTTGTTCTTCCGGGGTCAACTGTTGGTGGGTCGTCGATGCCGGATGAATCGCCAATGATTTTGCGTCTCCGACGTTTGCCAAAAGAGAGAATAACTCGAGTCCGTCGATGAACTTCTTCGCTTCCGCAACCCCGCCTTTGACTCCGAAACCTAAGATCGCTCCGTAGAGATCTCTCTTATGATATTTCTTCGCAAGCGCGTAGTTCTTATCCGTTTTCAAACCGGGGTAGTTGACCCAGGATACTTTCGGATGTTTGCTCAGATATTCCGCTACTGCGAGGGCGTTTTCGGAATGTTTGCGGATTCTCAATGGAAGAGTTTCCACCCCTTGAAGGATCTGCCAAGCGTTGAAAGGAGAAAGCGCGGCTCCCGTATCTCTCAAACCTTGAACTCTCGCTTTGATGATATAGGCTATGTTGACTCCGCCGAACGGCTCGAACTTTCCGAATACGTCCCAGAATTTCAGACCGTGATAACTCGGATCCGGCTCGGTAAAATTCTTAAACTTACCGTTGCCCCAGTTGAACTTACCGGAATCGATGATGATTCCTCCGATGGAAGTTCCGTGTCCGCCTAAGAATTTCGTCAAAGAATGGACCACGATATCCGCCCCGTGTTCGATCGGGTTGATCAGATAGGGAGAAGGAAGCGTGTTATCCACGATAAAAGGAACTCCGGATTCGTGAGCGACCTTGGAGATGGCTTCGAGATCCAGAGTATCTAATTTAGGATTTCCTAATGTTTCCGCGTAGAAGGCT
This window harbors:
- a CDS encoding O-acetylhomoserine aminocarboxypropyltransferase/cysteine synthase family protein gives rise to the protein MPRNYKPETIALHGGQSPDPTTTSRAVPIYQTTSYVFKDTDHAARLFGLQEFGNIYTRLMNPTTDVLEQRVAALEGGVAALATASGQAAETLALLNIVEAGQEIVASASLYGGTYNLLHYTFPKLGIKVHFVDPSNPENFRKAVNDKTRAFYAETLGNPKLDTLDLEAISKVAHESGVPFIVDNTLPSPYLINPIEHGADIVVHSLTKFLGGHGTSIGGIIIDSGKFNWGNGKFKNFTEPDPSYHGLKFWDVFGKFEPFGGVNIAYIIKARVQGLRDTGAALSPFNAWQILQGVETLPLRIRKHSENALAVAEYLSKHPKVSWVNYPGLKTDKNYALAKKYHKRDLYGAILGFGVKGGVAEAKKFIDGLELFSLLANVGDAKSLAIHPASTTHQQLTPEEQASAGVTPDFVRLSVGLENIEDILFDLEEALKKV